In a single window of the Streptomyces sp. NBC_00285 genome:
- a CDS encoding ribonuclease Z, translating into MSVRELVVLGTASQVPTRHRNHNGYLLRWDGEGILFDPGEGTQRQMLRAGVAAHDLNRICVTHFHGDHSLGLAGVIQRINLDRVPHEVTAHYPKSGQRFFDRLRYATAYRETVRLTEAPVAEDGVLAQAGGYTLDARKLSHPVESYGYRLTEPDGRRMIPGRLAAHGVKGPDVGRIQREGSLNGVSLDDVSEVRPGQRFAFVMDTRLCDGVHALADGVDMLVIESTFLDEDEQLALDHGHLTAGQAACVARDAGVRHLVLTHFSQRYPQPEEFERQARAAGYEGELTVAHDLLRVPVPKRL; encoded by the coding sequence GTGTCTGTACGTGAGTTGGTCGTCCTCGGCACAGCCAGCCAGGTCCCGACCAGGCACCGCAACCACAACGGCTACCTGCTGAGGTGGGACGGCGAGGGCATCCTCTTCGATCCCGGCGAGGGCACCCAGCGTCAGATGCTGCGCGCCGGTGTCGCCGCCCACGACCTCAACCGGATCTGTGTCACCCACTTCCACGGCGACCACTCCCTGGGCCTGGCGGGCGTGATCCAGCGCATCAACCTCGACCGGGTCCCGCACGAGGTCACCGCCCACTACCCGAAGTCGGGGCAGCGCTTCTTCGACCGGCTCCGGTACGCGACGGCGTACCGGGAGACGGTCCGGCTCACCGAGGCGCCGGTCGCCGAGGACGGGGTGCTCGCACAGGCCGGCGGCTACACCCTGGACGCCCGCAAGCTGTCCCACCCCGTCGAGTCCTACGGCTACCGCCTCACCGAACCCGACGGCCGGCGCATGATCCCCGGCCGTCTCGCCGCGCACGGCGTCAAGGGGCCCGACGTCGGACGGATCCAGCGGGAAGGCTCCCTGAACGGTGTCTCCCTCGACGACGTCAGCGAGGTCCGCCCGGGCCAGCGGTTCGCGTTCGTCATGGACACCCGCCTCTGTGACGGCGTGCACGCCCTCGCGGACGGCGTCGACATGCTCGTCATCGAGTCGACCTTCCTGGACGAGGACGAGCAACTGGCTCTCGACCACGGTCATCTGACGGCAGGTCAGGCAGCGTGCGTGGCCCGTGACGCCGGTGTACGGCACCTCGTGCTCACCCACTTCAGCCAGCGCTACCCGCAGCCGGAGGAGTTCGAGCGGCAGGCTCGGGCGGCCGGATACGAGGGCGAGCTGACCGTGGCCCATGATCTCCTGAGGGTGCCGGTTCCGAAACGGCTGTAA
- a CDS encoding HIT domain-containing protein, whose translation MPGEPQDDCLFCKIVAGQIPATIIRETDTTVAFRDINPQAPTHVLVIPKAHHENAAALAAAAPELAADVLRETEAVAHDEKLDSYRTVFNTGSGAGQTVWHAHAHVIGGRGLQWPPG comes from the coding sequence ATGCCAGGGGAACCCCAGGACGACTGCCTGTTCTGCAAGATCGTCGCAGGCCAGATCCCGGCGACGATCATCCGTGAGACGGACACCACCGTCGCCTTCCGGGACATCAACCCCCAGGCACCCACCCACGTCCTCGTGATCCCCAAGGCCCACCACGAGAACGCCGCCGCCCTCGCCGCCGCCGCGCCCGAACTCGCCGCCGACGTCCTGCGCGAGACCGAGGCGGTCGCCCACGACGAGAAGCTGGACAGCTACCGCACCGTCTTCAACACGGGCAGCGGCGCCGGCCAGACCGTCTGGCACGCCCACGCCCATGTGATCGGCGGCCGTGGCCTCCAGTGGCCCCCCGGGTAA
- a CDS encoding S41 family peptidase: protein MTQPATSAYLRFPHLQGELVAFTAEDDVWLAPLDGGRAWRVSADNVPVTHPRISPDGTTVAWTSPYGGAPEVHIAPVDGGPVRRLTHWGSSRTQVRGWTPDGDVLAITTHGRASLRRSWAHALPLDGGPGTVLPYGPVGHVAYGPATVVLSAPMGREAAWWKRYRGGTAGKLWIDREGDGEFVRLHEDLDGNLEYPVWAGERIAFLSDHEGTGALYSSLADGSDLRRHTPLDGYYARHASGDGTRVVYTSAGELWILDDLDGAEPRRLDVRLAGQRADRQPFPVNAAHWFGSAAPDHTARGSAVAVRGAVHWVTHRSGPARALAVEPGVRARLPRTFRTEGEEWAVWVTDAEGDDALEFAPATGLAPGATPRRLAAGQLGRVLGLAMAPDGSRAAVAAHDGRVLLVERETGEVREVDRSEDGDVRGLAFSPDSAWLAWSHPGPTPLCQLRLANTTDLSVTEATPLRFQDYAPAFTLDGKHLAFLSNRSFDPVYDEHVFDLAFVVGDRPHLITLAATTPSPFGPQRHGRPFEAPDKDETPDSEGTPATRIDLEGLADRIVPFPVEAGRYSNLRAAKDGVLWLRHPVQGVLGSSRATPDDPDPKTDLQRYDLAQQRLEHLAVDADHFAVSGDGKRVLLWTDGRLKVVPSDRRAASDDDSDTNITVDLGRIRQTCDPSAEWRQMFEETGRIMRDQFWRPDMSGVDWNGVLDRYRPVLDRLATHDDLVDLLWEVHGELGTSHAYVAPRGGHSHGPHQGLLGADISRHEDGPQGSAQWRIDRILPTETSDPDARSPLAAPGAAVRAGDAIVAVGGHPVDPVTGPGPLLVGTAGKPVELTISPSGGGDPRHAVVVPISDEEPLRYHAWVADRRAYVHEKSGGRLGYLHVPDMQAPGWAQIHRDLRVEVAREGLVVDVRENRGGHTSQLVVEKLARRIVGWALPRGMRPYSYPRDAPRGPVVAVANEFSGSDGDIVNAAIKALGIGPVVGTRTWGGVIGIDSRYRLVDGTLITQPKYAFWLEGYEWGVENHGVDPDVEVVQRPQDHAAGRDTQLDEAVRIALEALEASPAKMPPSLPR from the coding sequence GTGACACAGCCTGCGACGTCCGCATATCTCCGGTTTCCGCATCTGCAGGGCGAGTTGGTGGCCTTCACCGCCGAGGACGACGTGTGGCTCGCGCCGCTCGACGGCGGCCGCGCCTGGCGTGTCAGCGCGGACAACGTGCCCGTCACCCACCCCCGTATCTCACCCGACGGCACCACCGTCGCCTGGACCTCCCCCTACGGAGGCGCCCCCGAGGTGCACATCGCCCCGGTCGACGGCGGACCGGTCAGGAGGCTGACCCACTGGGGCAGTTCACGCACCCAGGTGCGCGGCTGGACCCCGGACGGGGACGTCCTCGCGATCACCACCCACGGCCGGGCGAGCCTGCGCCGCAGCTGGGCGCACGCCCTGCCGCTCGACGGCGGACCCGGCACCGTCCTGCCGTACGGCCCGGTCGGCCATGTCGCCTACGGCCCGGCGACCGTGGTGCTCTCCGCGCCCATGGGCCGGGAGGCCGCCTGGTGGAAGCGGTACCGGGGCGGCACGGCGGGCAAGCTGTGGATCGACCGCGAGGGCGACGGCGAGTTCGTCAGGCTGCACGAGGACCTGGACGGGAACCTCGAATACCCGGTGTGGGCGGGGGAGCGCATCGCGTTCCTCTCCGACCACGAGGGCACCGGCGCCCTCTACTCCTCCCTCGCCGACGGCTCCGACCTGCGACGGCACACGCCCCTCGACGGCTACTACGCCCGGCACGCCTCCGGCGACGGCACCCGCGTCGTCTACACCTCGGCCGGCGAGCTGTGGATCCTCGACGACCTCGACGGTGCCGAACCGCGCCGCCTGGACGTCCGGCTGGCCGGCCAGCGTGCCGACCGGCAGCCGTTCCCGGTGAACGCCGCCCACTGGTTCGGGTCCGCCGCACCCGACCACACCGCACGCGGCAGCGCGGTCGCCGTACGCGGAGCCGTCCACTGGGTCACCCACCGCTCGGGCCCGGCCCGCGCGCTCGCCGTCGAACCCGGCGTCCGGGCCCGGCTGCCGCGCACCTTCCGCACCGAGGGCGAGGAGTGGGCGGTGTGGGTGACGGACGCGGAGGGCGACGACGCCCTGGAGTTCGCGCCCGCCACCGGCCTCGCCCCGGGCGCCACCCCGCGCCGCCTCGCCGCCGGACAGCTCGGCCGCGTCCTGGGCCTCGCCATGGCCCCCGACGGCAGCCGGGCCGCGGTCGCCGCCCACGACGGCCGCGTCCTGCTCGTCGAGCGGGAGACCGGTGAGGTCCGCGAGGTCGACCGCAGCGAGGACGGCGATGTCCGGGGCCTGGCCTTCTCGCCCGACTCGGCCTGGCTCGCCTGGTCGCACCCCGGCCCCACCCCGCTCTGCCAGCTGCGCCTCGCCAACACCACCGACCTATCCGTCACCGAGGCCACCCCGCTGCGCTTCCAGGACTACGCCCCCGCTTTCACCCTCGACGGCAAACACCTGGCCTTCCTCTCCAACCGCTCCTTCGACCCGGTCTACGACGAGCACGTCTTCGACCTCGCCTTCGTCGTCGGCGACCGCCCGCACCTGATCACCCTGGCCGCGACCACCCCGTCCCCCTTCGGCCCGCAGCGGCACGGCCGACCCTTCGAGGCCCCCGACAAGGACGAGACCCCCGACAGCGAGGGCACCCCGGCCACCCGCATCGACCTCGAAGGCCTCGCCGACCGGATCGTGCCCTTCCCGGTCGAGGCCGGCCGCTACTCCAACCTGCGCGCGGCCAAGGACGGCGTCCTGTGGCTGCGCCACCCCGTCCAGGGCGTCCTCGGCTCCTCCCGGGCCACCCCGGACGACCCCGACCCCAAGACCGACCTGCAGCGCTACGACCTCGCCCAGCAGCGCCTCGAACACCTCGCCGTCGACGCCGACCACTTCGCCGTCAGCGGCGACGGCAAGCGCGTCCTGCTGTGGACCGACGGCCGGCTGAAGGTCGTACCGAGCGACCGCCGCGCCGCCTCCGACGACGACAGCGACACGAACATCACCGTCGACCTCGGACGGATCCGGCAGACCTGCGACCCGTCGGCCGAGTGGCGGCAGATGTTCGAGGAGACCGGCCGCATCATGCGGGACCAGTTCTGGCGGCCCGACATGAGCGGCGTCGACTGGAACGGCGTCCTCGACCGCTACCGCCCGGTCCTGGACCGGCTGGCCACCCACGACGACCTGGTCGACCTCCTCTGGGAGGTGCACGGCGAACTCGGCACCTCGCACGCCTACGTCGCCCCTCGCGGCGGCCACAGCCACGGCCCCCACCAGGGGCTCCTCGGCGCCGACATCTCCCGCCACGAGGACGGCCCGCAGGGGTCGGCGCAGTGGCGCATCGACCGGATTCTGCCGACCGAGACCTCCGACCCGGACGCCCGCTCCCCGCTGGCCGCACCCGGCGCCGCGGTCCGGGCCGGGGACGCGATCGTCGCGGTCGGCGGCCACCCGGTCGACCCGGTCACCGGCCCCGGCCCCCTCCTGGTCGGCACGGCGGGCAAACCGGTCGAGCTCACCATCTCCCCGTCCGGCGGCGGCGATCCACGGCACGCCGTCGTCGTACCGATCTCCGACGAGGAGCCGCTGCGCTACCACGCGTGGGTCGCCGACCGGCGGGCCTACGTCCACGAGAAGTCCGGCGGCCGGTTGGGATATCTGCACGTCCCGGACATGCAGGCGCCGGGCTGGGCCCAGATCCACCGTGATCTGCGCGTCGAGGTGGCCCGCGAGGGCCTCGTGGTCGACGTCCGCGAGAACCGCGGCGGGCACACCTCCCAGCTGGTCGTCGAGAAGCTGGCCCGCAGGATCGTCGGCTGGGCGCTGCCGCGGGGGATGCGGCCGTACAGCTATCCGAGGGACGCGCCGCGCGGTCCGGTCGTGGCGGTGGCGAACGAGTTCTCGGGTTCCGACGGCGACATCGTCAACGCGGCGATCAAGGCACTGGGCATCGGCCCGGTGGTGGGCACGCGCACGTGGGGAGGTGTCATCGGCATCGACAGCCGCTACCGCCTGGTCGACGGCACGCTGATCACCCAGCCGAAGTACGCCTTCTGGCTGGAGGGTTACGAGTGGGGGGTCGAGAACCACGGCGTCGATCCCGACGTGGAGGTGGTGCAGCGGCCCCAGGACCACGCGGCGGGGAGGGACACGCAGCTCGACGAGGCGGTGCGGATCGCGTTGGAGGCGCTGGAGGCCAGTCCTGCGAAGATGCCACCGAGCCTGCCTCGTTAA
- a CDS encoding VOC family protein: protein MELAQVRLLVSDFAACYHFYADVLGLKPQSGATGGPYEKFSPATGSAGIALQDRSMMAEVLGELGDTATGHRSLVVLRVDELDAYCEQITARGATLLRGPVPMTERMRVAHLKDPEGNLVELQEWLLLRG from the coding sequence GTGGAACTCGCCCAGGTACGCCTGCTCGTCAGCGACTTCGCCGCCTGCTACCACTTCTACGCCGACGTCCTCGGCCTCAAGCCCCAGTCGGGGGCGACGGGCGGACCGTACGAGAAGTTCAGCCCCGCCACCGGCTCGGCGGGCATCGCCCTGCAGGACCGGTCGATGATGGCGGAGGTCCTCGGCGAACTGGGTGACACGGCCACCGGCCACCGCTCCCTCGTGGTGCTGCGCGTGGACGAACTGGACGCCTACTGCGAGCAGATCACCGCCCGCGGCGCCACCCTGCTGCGCGGCCCGGTCCCCATGACGGAGCGGATGCGGGTCGCCCACCTCAAGGACCCGGAGGGGAACCTGGTGGAGCTTCAGGAGTGGCTGCTGCTGCGCGGCTGA
- a CDS encoding 16S rRNA (uracil(1498)-N(3))-methyltransferase, whose translation MTAPVFVVERFVEQTEPGSGGRYVLDGPEGRHAVSVKRLQPGEDVILTDGAGRWADCVVLGTEGKDRLIVQLDSVSEQPAAQPRITVVQALPKGDRGELAVETMTEVGVDAVVPWQAARCITQWKGERGLKSLGKWRATAREAGKQSRRLRFPEIADAATTKQVAALLAEADFAAVLHSDFERGRWPLATAELPDEGEIVLVVGPEGGVAKDELTLFEEAGARAYVLGPTVLRTSTAGTAAAALLLGRTGRWS comes from the coding sequence ATGACCGCACCGGTGTTCGTCGTCGAGCGCTTCGTCGAGCAGACCGAGCCGGGCAGCGGCGGACGGTACGTCCTCGACGGCCCCGAAGGGCGCCACGCCGTTTCCGTGAAGCGGCTCCAGCCCGGCGAGGACGTCATTCTCACCGACGGCGCCGGGCGCTGGGCCGACTGCGTGGTGCTCGGAACCGAGGGCAAGGACCGGCTGATCGTCCAGCTGGACTCGGTGTCCGAACAACCCGCCGCACAGCCCCGTATCACCGTCGTCCAGGCACTCCCCAAGGGCGACCGCGGTGAGTTGGCCGTCGAGACCATGACCGAGGTCGGCGTCGACGCCGTCGTGCCCTGGCAGGCGGCCCGCTGCATCACCCAGTGGAAGGGCGAACGGGGACTGAAGTCGCTCGGCAAGTGGCGGGCCACCGCCCGTGAGGCCGGCAAGCAGTCCAGGCGGCTCCGCTTCCCCGAGATCGCGGACGCGGCGACCACGAAACAGGTTGCCGCACTTCTCGCCGAAGCCGACTTCGCCGCCGTGCTCCACTCCGACTTCGAGCGCGGCAGGTGGCCACTGGCCACCGCCGAACTCCCCGACGAGGGCGAGATCGTGCTGGTCGTCGGCCCCGAAGGCGGCGTCGCCAAGGACGAGTTGACGCTTTTCGAAGAGGCGGGTGCGCGGGCGTATGTCCTCGGACCTACCGTGTTGCGGACATCTACCGCCGGGACGGCGGCCGCGGCCCTGCTGCTGGGCCGTACCGGCCGCTGGTCCTGA
- a CDS encoding nitronate monooxygenase — translation MSSALTDLFPHPIVQAPMAGGVSVPRLAAAVSDAGGLGFLAAGHKTADGMYQEIKQLRGLTGRPFGVNLFMPQPESADPAAVEVYAHQLAGEATWYETELGDPDSGRDDGYDAKFAVLLDNPVKVASFHFGIPSGEALQTLRRAGTFTLVTATTPEEALAVQYAGADAVIAQGVEAGGHQGTHRDIPEQDDSGLGLLSLVAQIRETVTLPIVAAGGIMRGSQIAAVLAAGADAAQLGTAFLATHESGAHDVHKQALTNPLYVRTELTRAFSGRPARGLVNRFMREHGPYAPAAYPEIHHLTTPLRKAAAKAKDAQGMSLWAGQGHRMARELPAGQLVELLAAELADARTALSAKGDLR, via the coding sequence ATGTCCTCCGCACTGACCGATCTCTTCCCTCACCCGATCGTGCAGGCGCCCATGGCGGGCGGCGTCTCCGTGCCGCGGCTCGCCGCCGCCGTGTCCGACGCGGGCGGGCTCGGGTTCCTCGCCGCCGGACACAAGACGGCCGACGGGATGTACCAGGAGATCAAGCAGCTTCGGGGGCTCACCGGACGGCCCTTCGGCGTCAACCTCTTCATGCCGCAGCCGGAGTCCGCGGACCCGGCCGCCGTCGAGGTCTACGCCCACCAGCTGGCCGGCGAGGCCACCTGGTACGAGACCGAGCTCGGCGACCCCGACAGCGGACGTGACGACGGCTACGACGCCAAGTTCGCCGTCCTGCTCGACAACCCGGTCAAGGTGGCCTCCTTCCACTTCGGCATCCCGAGTGGTGAGGCCCTTCAGACGCTGCGCCGGGCCGGCACCTTCACCCTCGTCACCGCGACCACCCCCGAAGAGGCCCTCGCCGTGCAGTACGCGGGCGCCGACGCCGTGATCGCCCAGGGCGTGGAGGCCGGCGGTCACCAGGGCACCCACCGGGACATCCCCGAGCAGGACGACTCCGGCCTCGGCCTGCTGTCCCTCGTCGCCCAGATACGCGAGACGGTGACCCTTCCGATCGTCGCCGCCGGCGGCATCATGCGCGGCAGCCAGATCGCCGCCGTCCTCGCCGCCGGAGCCGACGCGGCCCAGCTCGGCACGGCGTTCCTCGCCACACACGAGTCCGGCGCCCACGACGTGCACAAGCAGGCGCTGACCAACCCCCTCTACGTGCGCACCGAGTTGACCCGCGCCTTCTCCGGCCGCCCCGCCCGCGGTCTGGTCAACCGCTTCATGCGCGAGCACGGCCCCTACGCCCCCGCCGCCTACCCCGAGATCCACCACCTCACCACGCCCCTGCGAAAGGCCGCCGCCAAGGCCAAGGACGCGCAGGGCATGTCGCTGTGGGCCGGACAGGGACACCGGATGGCACGCGAACTGCCGGCCGGACAGCTCGTGGAGCTCCTCGCGGCCGAACTCGCGGACGCCAGGACAGCGTTGTCGGCCAAGGGGGACCTGCGATGA
- the dnaJ gene encoding molecular chaperone DnaJ gives MATDYYAVLGVRRDASQEEIKKAFRRLARELHPDVNPDPKTQERFKEINAAYEVLSDPQKKQVYDLGGDPLSQAGGGGAGGFGAGGFGNFSDIMDAFFGTASQRGPRSRTRRGQDAMIRLEIELDEAAFGTTKDIQVDTAIVCTTCSGEGAAPGTSAQTCDMCRGRGEVSQVTRSFLGQVMTSRPCPQCQGFGTVVPTPCPECAGDGRVRSRRTLTVKIPAGVDNGTRIQLAGEGEVGPGGGPAGDLYVEIHELPHSQFQRRGDDLHCTVTLPMTAASLGTKVPLETLDGMEEVDIRPGTQSGQSIPLHSRGVTHLRGGGRGDLIVHVEVQTPNKLDPEQERLLRELAKLRGEERPTGQFQPGQQGLFSRLKDAFNGRA, from the coding sequence GTGGCCACGGACTACTACGCCGTTCTCGGCGTGCGCCGCGACGCGTCGCAGGAAGAGATCAAGAAGGCGTTCCGTCGGCTCGCTCGCGAGCTGCACCCGGACGTCAACCCGGATCCGAAGACCCAGGAGCGGTTCAAGGAGATCAACGCCGCCTACGAGGTGCTGTCGGACCCGCAGAAGAAGCAGGTCTACGACCTCGGCGGCGACCCGCTCTCGCAGGCGGGCGGCGGCGGCGCGGGCGGCTTCGGAGCCGGCGGGTTCGGGAACTTCTCGGACATCATGGACGCGTTCTTCGGTACGGCGTCGCAGCGGGGTCCGCGCTCACGCACCCGGCGCGGCCAGGACGCCATGATCCGGCTGGAGATCGAGCTCGACGAGGCGGCCTTCGGCACGACGAAGGACATCCAGGTCGACACGGCGATCGTCTGCACCACCTGCAGCGGTGAGGGCGCGGCGCCGGGCACCTCCGCGCAGACGTGTGACATGTGCCGCGGCCGCGGTGAGGTGTCGCAGGTGACGCGGTCCTTCCTCGGCCAGGTCATGACCTCGCGGCCGTGCCCGCAGTGCCAGGGCTTCGGCACCGTCGTCCCGACCCCGTGCCCCGAGTGCGCCGGCGACGGCCGGGTCCGCTCGCGCCGGACGCTGACGGTCAAGATCCCGGCCGGTGTCGACAACGGCACCCGGATCCAGCTCGCCGGTGAGGGCGAGGTCGGCCCCGGCGGCGGTCCCGCCGGTGACCTGTACGTCGAGATCCACGAGCTGCCGCACTCGCAGTTCCAGCGGCGCGGCGACGACCTGCACTGCACGGTCACCCTCCCGATGACCGCGGCCTCCCTCGGCACCAAGGTCCCGCTGGAGACCCTCGACGGCATGGAGGAGGTCGACATCCGACCGGGCACCCAGTCCGGCCAGTCGATCCCCCTGCACAGCCGGGGCGTCACGCACCTGCGCGGCGGCGGCCGGGGCGACCTCATCGTGCACGTCGAGGTCCAGACGCCGAACAAGCTCGACCCCGAGCAGGAGCGGCTGCTGCGCGAGCTGGCCAAGCTGCGGGGCGAGGAGCGGCCCACCGGGCAGTTCCAGCCCGGACAGCAGGGCTTGTTCTCCCGGCTGAAGGACGCGTTCAACGGTCGCGCGTGA
- the hrcA gene encoding heat-inducible transcriptional repressor HrcA has protein sequence MLSERRLQVLRAIVQDYVGTEEPVGSKALTERHNLGVSPATVRNDMAALEDEGFIAQPHTSAGRIPTDKGYRLFVDKLAGVKPMTAPERRAIQNFLDGAVDLDDVVARTVRLLAQLTRQVAVVQYPSLTRSTVRHVELLSLAPARVMLVLITDTGRVEQRMVDCPAPFGEASLADLRARLNSRVAGRRFADVPRLVEDLPEGFDGEDRGTVTTVLSTLLETLVEENEERLMIGGTANLTRFGHDFPLTIRPVLEALEEQVVLLKLLGEAGDSGMTVRIGHENAYEGLNSTSVVSVGYGSGNEAVAKLGVVGPTRMDYPGTMGAVRAVARYVGQILAES, from the coding sequence ATGCTGAGTGAACGCAGGCTCCAGGTGCTGCGCGCCATCGTCCAGGATTATGTCGGCACCGAGGAGCCGGTCGGGTCGAAGGCCCTGACCGAGCGGCACAACCTCGGAGTGTCCCCGGCGACCGTCCGTAACGACATGGCGGCCCTGGAGGACGAGGGGTTCATCGCCCAGCCGCACACCAGTGCCGGGCGGATCCCCACGGACAAGGGGTACCGCCTCTTCGTCGACAAGCTGGCCGGCGTCAAGCCGATGACCGCGCCCGAGCGGCGCGCCATCCAGAACTTCCTCGACGGCGCCGTCGACCTCGACGACGTGGTGGCGCGGACCGTGCGGCTGCTCGCGCAGCTCACGCGGCAGGTCGCCGTCGTGCAGTACCCCTCACTGACCCGCTCGACCGTGCGGCACGTGGAACTGCTGTCACTCGCCCCCGCGCGCGTGATGCTCGTGCTGATCACGGACACCGGCCGGGTCGAGCAGCGCATGGTCGACTGCCCGGCGCCCTTCGGGGAGGCCTCGCTCGCCGATCTGCGGGCGCGGCTCAACAGCCGGGTCGCGGGGCGGCGGTTCGCCGATGTGCCCCGGCTGGTCGAGGACCTGCCGGAGGGGTTCGACGGCGAGGACCGGGGTACCGTCACCACGGTGCTCTCCACTCTTTTGGAGACGCTCGTCGAGGAGAACGAGGAGCGGCTGATGATCGGCGGCACCGCCAATCTCACCCGCTTCGGACATGACTTTCCCCTCACCATCCGGCCCGTCCTGGAGGCTCTGGAGGAGCAGGTCGTCCTCCTCAAACTCCTTGGTGAGGCCGGAGATTCGGGCATGACCGTACGCATCGGTCACGAGAACGCCTACGAGGGACTCAACTCCACTTCAGTGGTGTCGGTCGGCTACGGTTCGGGCAACGAGGCGGTCGCCAAGCTCGGCGTGGTCGGACCGACCCGCATGGATTACCCGGGAACGATGGGAGCGGTACGCGCAGTGGCACGGTACGTCGGACAGATCCTGGCGGAGTCGTAA